One genomic region from Microcystis panniformis FACHB-1757 encodes:
- the moaC gene encoding cyclic pyranopterin monophosphate synthase MoaC, whose translation MTQEGKEKLSHLDGQGQAQMVDVSEKMPTKRTAIALGQVRMLKTTFEAIEQGNAPKGDVLGTARLAGIMAAKQTSSLIPLCHPLPLQKINVQIIPKAELPGYEIRAEVVTKSETGVEMEALTAVSVAALTLYDMAKALEKSILIENIRLLSKTGGKSDYHQDSLLR comes from the coding sequence ATGACGCAAGAGGGTAAAGAAAAATTATCTCATCTCGACGGCCAAGGCCAGGCCCAGATGGTGGATGTATCGGAGAAAATGCCCACTAAACGCACTGCTATCGCCCTAGGACAAGTGAGAATGCTAAAAACGACTTTTGAAGCCATAGAACAGGGAAATGCGCCTAAAGGTGACGTTTTAGGGACGGCCAGACTAGCAGGAATTATGGCGGCCAAACAAACTTCCTCCTTAATTCCCCTTTGCCATCCCTTACCCCTGCAAAAAATCAATGTTCAGATTATCCCGAAAGCAGAGTTACCCGGCTACGAAATTCGGGCAGAAGTGGTGACAAAATCGGAAACTGGGGTAGAAATGGAAGCTTTAACGGCGGTATCTGTGGCAGCCTTGACTTTATACGATATGGCCAAAGCGTTAGAAAAATCAATCCTGATTGAAAATATCCGTCTGCTGAGTAAAACAGGAGGGAAATCAGATTATCATCAGGATTCCCTGTTGCGATGA
- a CDS encoding type II toxin-antitoxin system RelE/ParE family toxin: MKLGLALGRPRVDTIEGASFKNMKELRIQYKGEPWRVLFAFDPHRQAILLVGGNKSGNKRWYKENIPIADQRYQKYLEKLKEEKS, encoded by the coding sequence ATGAAACTTGGACTAGCACTGGGGAGACCACGAGTTGATACCATTGAAGGAGCTTCTTTTAAGAATATGAAAGAGCTTCGTATTCAGTATAAAGGTGAACCTTGGCGTGTTTTATTTGCCTTTGATCCTCATCGACAAGCAATTTTACTTGTTGGGGGGAACAAGTCAGGTAACAAAAGATGGTACAAAGAAAATATTCCTATAGCAGATCAACGTTATCAAAAATATCTGGAAAAACTTAAGGAAGAAAAGTCATGA
- a CDS encoding type II toxin-antitoxin system VapC family toxin: MRKIFLDTSYLQALADYRDNLHELATLMTVRLGKFTGITSEMILTELLNALSGRGDYLRQSAINLTNDLKNDSSIEIIPQTSEQFEQAFDFYQRRLDKGYSLTDCASMQIMRQLEISEILTFDKHFQQEGFSALLRE; encoded by the coding sequence ATGAGAAAAATTTTCTTAGATACATCCTATTTGCAAGCACTCGCTGATTATAGAGACAATCTCCATGAACTTGCCACACTAATGACAGTAAGACTAGGAAAATTTACAGGAATTACTAGCGAAATGATTTTGACAGAATTACTTAACGCATTGTCAGGAAGAGGAGATTATCTACGCCAATCTGCTATTAACTTAACCAACGATTTGAAAAACGATTCTAGTATAGAAATCATTCCCCAAACCAGTGAACAATTTGAGCAGGCTTTTGATTTTTATCAAAGACGATTAGATAAAGGTTATAGCTTAACTGATTGTGCTTCCATGCAGATTATGAGACAACTGGAAATCTCTGAAATATTAACCTTTGATAAGCATTTTCAGCAAGAAGGATTTAGCGCATTACTCAGAGAATAG
- a CDS encoding XRE family transcriptional regulator: MKEYTNFSEEFNKLCGERQAIIKARASQIYLEELTLKYLQEKLGLSLSELAKYLEVQQSIVPKLKQEQNPELNTLREVVNALGGTVEIIVKIPNKEPIIIGDYSETKCN, translated from the coding sequence ATGAAAGAATATACCAACTTCTCGGAAGAATTTAATAAACTTTGTGGAGAACGACAAGCAATTATTAAAGCAAGAGCTTCCCAAATTTATCTGGAGGAACTTACGCTTAAGTATTTGCAGGAAAAACTAGGTTTATCTTTATCAGAATTGGCAAAGTATCTTGAAGTACAGCAATCAATAGTACCTAAACTTAAACAAGAGCAAAATCCAGAGCTAAATACACTGCGCGAAGTAGTTAACGCATTAGGTGGAACTGTCGAAATTATTGTCAAAATTCCCAACAAAGAACCTATAATTATTGGTGACTATTCAGAAACGAAGTGTAATTAA
- a CDS encoding DUF433 domain-containing protein, which translates to MTLKQLDRITFNSKIMAGQACIRGMRIPVSLILNLLANEKPIEEILEEYPDLEREDIHQCLLYASWLAREQVHHFELIE; encoded by the coding sequence ATGACCTTAAAACAATTAGACCGAATTACTTTTAACTCCAAAATTATGGCAGGTCAAGCCTGTATTCGAGGAATGCGTATTCCTGTTTCTTTAATTCTTAATCTACTTGCTAACGAAAAGCCGATAGAGGAAATATTAGAGGAATACCCTGACCTAGAAAGAGAAGATATTCACCAATGTTTATTATATGCTTCTTGGTTAGCCAGAGAACAAGTTCATCATTTTGAATTAATCGAGTAA
- a CDS encoding tetratricopeptide repeat protein — protein MNSPAPVPTPFQVALERYQNALNYLDTSHNKSLKKAQALEIIAARDALHKQMEAEAEISVDMSSKLIEQDNRLKQKSYKITQVLDLAEYRETLPISAQAWWWHLESRESLHPCNRFDWLLRIVKLVLLGVNFTLIGTIATRFLSGGSGLLEIGGVIFSTFISLLQTENALTRTRQKGFVKLMKLLGIAEHWYEEIQFSVTVIVFAILLGIYLNFSWFSELYKQEGNRLQSPPPASQEFPNLASAEEKYLKAIELDPDNLDAHYKLATLYEELQDLTNGKKHYLIAAKGGFIDAYNNLAYWYLRDNKNAEAVELLEKAKRLLGEKDEKLDQFTEEEKRNLAVQKYSIYKNLGWARFKQNRSEDAVPNLLVAIGIAENPAYQKFIRNPGAAFCIYAQLLEKEDKKLSQENWRKCLNLAQGREIKTEEEQWLYEARKKLK, from the coding sequence ATGAATTCTCCTGCACCTGTGCCGACACCCTTTCAAGTTGCTTTAGAGCGTTACCAGAATGCTCTAAATTATTTAGATACTTCTCATAATAAATCTCTGAAAAAAGCACAGGCTTTAGAAATTATTGCCGCCAGAGATGCTCTTCATAAACAAATGGAAGCTGAGGCGGAAATTTCGGTTGATATGTCGTCAAAATTAATCGAACAAGATAATAGATTAAAACAGAAAAGCTACAAAATTACTCAAGTTCTTGACTTAGCTGAATATCGGGAGACTTTACCTATTTCTGCTCAGGCTTGGTGGTGGCATTTAGAAAGTAGGGAATCTCTGCATCCTTGCAATCGCTTTGATTGGCTATTGAGAATCGTTAAACTGGTTTTATTAGGGGTTAATTTTACATTAATCGGAACGATTGCTACTCGGTTTCTTAGTGGTGGTTCAGGTTTGCTAGAAATAGGGGGTGTTATTTTTTCGACTTTCATTTCTTTATTACAAACTGAAAATGCTCTCACACGGACGCGCCAGAAGGGTTTTGTTAAGTTAATGAAATTGCTTGGGATTGCTGAACATTGGTATGAAGAAATACAGTTTTCTGTAACAGTAATAGTCTTTGCTATTCTCTTGGGAATTTATCTAAATTTCTCTTGGTTTTCTGAGCTTTATAAGCAAGAAGGCAACCGTTTACAATCTCCTCCGCCAGCAAGTCAAGAATTTCCTAATTTAGCTTCAGCCGAAGAGAAGTATTTAAAAGCGATTGAGTTAGATCCAGATAATCTAGATGCTCATTATAAGTTAGCAACACTTTATGAAGAGTTACAGGATTTGACTAATGGGAAGAAACACTATTTAATTGCGGCAAAAGGTGGTTTTATAGATGCTTATAATAATCTCGCTTATTGGTATCTGCGCGATAATAAGAATGCAGAAGCAGTAGAGTTACTGGAAAAAGCCAAGAGATTATTAGGAGAAAAAGATGAAAAACTAGACCAATTTACTGAAGAGGAGAAACGCAATTTAGCAGTACAAAAATATAGTATTTATAAAAATCTAGGCTGGGCCAGATTTAAGCAAAATCGCAGTGAAGATGCAGTTCCTAATCTTTTAGTTGCTATTGGTATCGCTGAAAATCCAGCTTATCAGAAATTTATCCGCAATCCCGGTGCTGCTTTTTGTATTTATGCTCAACTTTTAGAAAAAGAAGACAAGAAATTATCTCAGGAAAATTGGCGTAAATGTCTTAATTTAGCTCAAGGGAGGGAAATTAAGACAGAGGAAGAACAATGGTTATATGAAGCGAGGAAAAAATTAAAGTGA